The Vibrio pomeroyi genome window below encodes:
- the mlaD gene encoding outer membrane lipid asymmetry maintenance protein MlaD — translation MQQTRKLELWVGTFVIAGICAILIMIFQVADVKGIGSNHTYNLKATFDNIGSLKVRSPVKVGGVVVGRVQSIELDTESYLPVVQLSIDSKYSQFPDTSSAQILTSGLIGEQYISLVPGFIFDDEEMLVDGDSIEDTKSALVLEDLIGQVLYSVGGSDDSEAKE, via the coding sequence ATGCAACAAACTCGAAAATTAGAATTATGGGTCGGCACCTTTGTTATTGCCGGAATTTGCGCAATCTTAATCATGATCTTTCAAGTCGCTGACGTAAAAGGTATAGGTTCGAACCATACTTACAACTTAAAAGCGACCTTTGACAACATTGGTAGCCTAAAGGTTCGTTCTCCTGTGAAAGTGGGGGGCGTGGTTGTTGGCCGAGTTCAAAGCATTGAGCTTGATACTGAGAGCTATCTTCCTGTAGTTCAATTGTCTATTGATTCGAAGTACTCACAATTTCCAGATACCTCTAGTGCTCAAATCTTAACGTCTGGCTTAATCGGTGAGCAGTACATCAGCTTGGTGCCGGGTTTCATTTTTGACGATGAAGAGATGTTGGTTGATGGTGACTCGATTGAAGACACCAAGTCAGCATTAGTATTAGAAGATTTGATTGGCCAAGTGCTGTATAGCGTTGGTGGTTCTGATGATAGCGAAGCTAAGGAGTAG
- the mlaE gene encoding lipid asymmetry maintenance ABC transporter permease subunit MlaE: protein MIAKTIAGVGRRTLAICESFGRASLMLFGALFGIPRLKNFPLLVKQLYSVGVQSLAIILVSGLFIGMVLSLQGYVVLIDYGAEGNLGQMVALSLLRELGPVVTALLFAGRAGSALTAEIGLMKATEQISSLEMMAVDPLKRIIAPRLWAGLISMPLLAMIFMAVGIWGGQLVGVDWKGIDHGSFWSAMQSSVELGRDIGNSMIKCMVFAITVTWIALFNGYDAVPTSEGISQATTRTVVHSSLAVLGLDFVLTALMFGN from the coding sequence ATGATTGCTAAAACTATTGCGGGTGTCGGTAGACGCACACTTGCGATTTGTGAGTCATTTGGTCGAGCAAGCCTGATGTTATTCGGGGCTTTGTTTGGCATCCCGCGACTAAAAAACTTCCCTTTATTAGTAAAACAACTTTATAGCGTTGGCGTTCAGTCATTGGCTATTATTTTAGTTTCGGGTCTGTTCATTGGCATGGTACTTAGCCTGCAAGGTTATGTTGTGTTAATTGACTACGGCGCAGAGGGCAACCTTGGTCAAATGGTCGCGCTCTCATTACTACGTGAGCTTGGCCCTGTAGTGACAGCACTGCTGTTTGCAGGTCGCGCTGGTTCGGCGTTAACGGCTGAGATTGGCTTAATGAAGGCAACGGAGCAGATCTCAAGCCTTGAGATGATGGCCGTTGATCCTCTAAAACGTATTATTGCACCACGACTTTGGGCCGGGCTTATCTCAATGCCATTGCTTGCTATGATCTTTATGGCGGTAGGTATTTGGGGCGGTCAGTTAGTGGGTGTTGATTGGAAAGGTATTGACCACGGTAGTTTCTGGTCTGCGATGCAGTCTTCTGTTGAGCTAGGCCGAGATATTGGTAACAGCATGATCAAGTGTATGGTCTTCGCTATCACCGTAACTTGGATCGCACTTTTCAATGGTTATGATGCGGTACCGACCTCTGAAGGTATCAGTCAGGCAACCACACGCACAGTAGTGCACTCTTCTCTAGCGGTATTAGGGCTAGATTTTGTTCTTACCGCATTGATGTTTGGGAATTAA
- the mlaF gene encoding phospholipid ABC transporter ATP-binding protein MlaF: protein MLNTELVKVKNLSFSRGDRVIFDDISLEVPQGKITAIMGPSGIGKTTLLRLIGGQLPPDEGEIWFDGDNIPALSRRKLYQARKKMSMLFQSGALFTDLNVFDNVAFPLREHTELNEKFIRTIVLLKLEAVGLRGAAQLMPSELSGGMARRAALARAIALDPELIMYDEPFVGQDPITMGVLVELIRNLNQALGLTSIVVSHDVPEVMSIADWVYLMADSKIIAAGTPEELYNNDDPRVQQFLQGEADGPVPFRFPAQSLEKDLF, encoded by the coding sequence ATGTTGAACACTGAGCTTGTGAAAGTTAAGAACCTCAGCTTTTCACGCGGTGATCGCGTTATCTTTGATGATATAAGTTTAGAGGTACCTCAAGGCAAGATAACCGCAATCATGGGGCCGTCAGGGATCGGTAAAACGACCTTGCTGCGTTTGATTGGTGGTCAATTGCCGCCAGATGAAGGCGAAATCTGGTTTGATGGCGATAATATCCCTGCATTATCACGTCGAAAGCTGTATCAAGCACGAAAAAAAATGAGCATGCTTTTCCAGTCGGGTGCACTTTTTACGGATCTCAATGTCTTTGATAATGTGGCGTTTCCACTACGTGAGCACACTGAACTGAATGAAAAGTTCATTCGTACCATCGTACTACTTAAGCTTGAGGCGGTAGGGTTACGAGGGGCGGCACAGTTAATGCCGAGTGAATTGTCTGGTGGTATGGCGAGAAGAGCGGCGTTGGCACGTGCGATTGCCTTGGATCCAGAGCTCATCATGTACGATGAACCCTTTGTTGGCCAAGACCCAATCACCATGGGGGTTTTGGTTGAGCTTATCCGTAACCTCAATCAAGCGTTGGGCTTAACCTCGATTGTCGTTTCTCACGATGTTCCAGAGGTAATGAGTATTGCGGATTGGGTTTATCTCATGGCTGATAGCAAAATCATTGCTGCAGGAACGCCGGAAGAGTTGTACAACAATGACGATCCGAGAGTGCAGCAATTCTTGCAAGGTGAAGCTGATGGCCCGGTGCCGTTTAGATTCCCTGCACAAAGTCTAGAAAAGGATTTGTTTTAA
- a CDS encoding calcium/sodium antiporter has translation MLEAIAFLIIGLGFLVWSADKLVYGAAALARNFGISPLVIGMTILAMGSSAPEMMVSATAALDGKTDTAVGNVLGSNIANIALILGITALIKPLSISSGVIRRELPLMIGVTLLAGALLWDNHLGFYEGVLLFVLFAAFLFAMLQISRSEKKNGDAFLDEQESEIPEGVSNPKAAMWVVIGLIILPLAADMLVDNAVIIAKFFGMSDLVIGLTIIAVGTSLPELAASLAGVMKGEDDMAVGNIIGSNVFNILAVMGIPGILNPSILSEFAMGRDFWVMLGVSLLLVVMALGKSRSVNRIEGGVLIVTFVAYQSYLLMNMSA, from the coding sequence ATGCTTGAAGCGATTGCGTTTCTTATTATCGGTCTAGGTTTTTTGGTGTGGAGTGCAGATAAGCTGGTTTACGGTGCCGCTGCTCTTGCTCGAAACTTCGGTATTTCACCACTAGTTATCGGTATGACGATCTTAGCAATGGGGTCTTCGGCTCCTGAAATGATGGTTTCTGCAACCGCAGCCCTTGATGGCAAAACAGATACAGCCGTTGGTAACGTTTTAGGTTCAAACATCGCCAACATCGCGCTGATTTTAGGTATTACAGCGCTGATTAAGCCATTATCTATTAGCTCAGGCGTGATTCGTCGTGAACTACCATTAATGATCGGTGTCACTCTACTAGCGGGCGCCCTATTGTGGGACAACCACCTAGGCTTCTATGAAGGCGTATTATTGTTTGTTCTTTTTGCCGCGTTTTTGTTTGCTATGTTGCAAATCAGCCGCAGCGAGAAAAAGAACGGCGATGCTTTCCTTGATGAGCAAGAATCAGAAATTCCAGAAGGCGTAAGTAACCCTAAAGCCGCAATGTGGGTGGTGATTGGTCTAATCATCCTACCTTTAGCTGCTGATATGCTGGTAGATAACGCCGTGATCATCGCGAAATTCTTCGGCATGAGCGACCTTGTGATTGGTTTAACCATCATTGCTGTTGGTACTAGCCTTCCTGAACTTGCAGCATCACTGGCTGGTGTAATGAAAGGTGAAGACGATATGGCCGTGGGTAACATCATCGGTTCAAACGTATTCAACATTCTTGCTGTTATGGGTATCCCGGGCATCTTGAACCCTTCAATCTTGAGCGAGTTTGCGATGGGCCGTGACTTCTGGGTAATGCTAGGTGTCTCACTACTGCTTGTTGTGATGGCGCTAGGAAAATCACGCAGTGTGAATCGTATTGAAGGCGGCGTGTTAATCGTGACGTTCGTGGCCTACCAAAGCTACCTACTAATGAACATGTCAGCTTAA
- the kdsD gene encoding arabinose-5-phosphate isomerase KdsD, which produces MSQPFDYRSVAKQVLETEVAGLTQLDQYFNDDFCKACDLILNNKGKVVVMGMGKSGHIGNKIAATLASTGTSAFFVHPGEAAHGDLGMIEPGDIVIAISNSGESGEILSLFPVLKRLNIKIISMTGKPASNMATLSDIHLQISVPEEACPLGLAPTTSTTATLVMGDALAVALLQARGFTAQDFALSHPGGALGRQLLLKLDDIMHTGDALPVVAPDALVRDALLEISQKGLGMTAIVGEDGQMAGIFTDGDLRRILDKRVDIHNTQIGDVMTLNPTVAEPNMLAVEGLNLMQAKSINGLMLCQEGKLVGALNMHDLLKAGVM; this is translated from the coding sequence ATGTCTCAGCCATTTGATTATCGCAGTGTTGCCAAACAAGTTTTGGAAACCGAAGTTGCAGGTCTAACTCAATTAGACCAATATTTTAATGATGATTTCTGCAAGGCTTGTGACCTTATCTTGAACAACAAAGGCAAAGTTGTTGTGATGGGTATGGGCAAATCAGGCCACATTGGCAACAAAATCGCGGCAACGCTGGCAAGTACCGGAACATCGGCTTTCTTTGTACACCCAGGTGAAGCGGCACATGGTGATTTAGGCATGATTGAGCCGGGTGATATCGTGATTGCGATATCCAACTCAGGTGAATCGGGAGAGATCCTCAGCCTGTTCCCAGTACTAAAGCGCCTCAACATCAAGATTATCAGCATGACAGGTAAGCCAGCATCGAACATGGCGACCTTATCTGATATCCATTTACAAATTTCAGTACCAGAAGAAGCGTGTCCTCTGGGCTTAGCACCAACGACTAGTACCACAGCAACTTTGGTTATGGGTGATGCATTAGCCGTTGCACTTTTACAAGCGCGAGGCTTCACCGCTCAAGATTTTGCACTGTCTCACCCAGGTGGCGCTTTAGGTCGTCAACTGTTATTGAAACTCGACGACATCATGCACACCGGTGATGCTCTTCCTGTTGTAGCACCCGATGCGCTAGTAAGAGACGCTCTACTAGAGATATCTCAGAAAGGCTTGGGCATGACAGCCATCGTTGGTGAAGACGGTCAAATGGCCGGTATTTTTACTGATGGTGATTTACGCCGTATCTTAGATAAACGCGTTGATATTCATAACACTCAGATCGGCGATGTGATGACGCTAAACCCGACGGTAGCAGAACCCAACATGCTTGCGGTTGAGGGCCTTAACTTGATGCAAGCGAAGAGCATCAACGGCTTGATGTTGTGCCAAGAAGGCAAACTGGTTGGAGCGCTAAACATGCATGACTTACTGAAAGCAGGAGTAATGTAA
- the kdsC gene encoding 3-deoxy-manno-octulosonate-8-phosphatase KdsC produces MTQTVETLYGTVDADVFAVAKEIKLLICDVDGVFSDGRIYMGNNGEELKTFHTRDGYGIKSLMNAGIEIAIITGRKSQIVENRMTALGIKLIYQGQDDKVKAYQDICDKLSVSPENTGYIGDDLIDWPVMEKVGLKVCVADGHPLLAKRANYVTTINGGHGAVREVCDLILQARNELDVHKGLSI; encoded by the coding sequence ATGACACAGACAGTCGAAACTCTATACGGCACGGTCGATGCTGATGTATTTGCAGTAGCAAAAGAGATCAAACTCCTAATTTGCGATGTCGATGGAGTCTTCTCTGATGGTCGCATCTACATGGGCAACAACGGTGAAGAGCTAAAAACCTTCCACACTCGTGACGGTTACGGTATCAAATCACTGATGAACGCAGGCATAGAAATCGCGATCATCACTGGCCGTAAATCTCAGATCGTTGAAAATCGAATGACGGCGTTGGGCATTAAGCTGATTTATCAAGGTCAGGACGATAAAGTTAAGGCATACCAAGATATTTGCGATAAGCTTTCTGTAAGCCCTGAAAATACAGGTTACATCGGAGACGATCTGATCGACTGGCCTGTAATGGAAAAAGTTGGCTTGAAGGTATGTGTTGCAGATGGTCACCCGCTACTTGCAAAACGTGCGAACTACGTGACAACCATTAATGGTGGTCATGGTGCGGTACGTGAAGTCTGCGACCTTATTTTACAAGCAAGAAATGAACTCGACGTGCATAAAGGTTTAAGCATATGA
- the lptC gene encoding LPS export ABC transporter periplasmic protein LptC gives MSFTRIIYLILIFIASWSTYYLYDKEQTSTIQVPPNLELPAFSGKSLNNISYDQSGIRSYQVESTYLEHYSVVGDTHFQNPVLSVFREGHTIEWQVTADRAIMDENQVVTFYDNVVAKNLLPEASFDTMTTDKMVVELTSRDFYSETPVHMIGTFFETEGQAMKGNFGTNNATLFNSVQGRYETLTP, from the coding sequence ATGAGTTTTACTCGTATTATCTATTTAATACTAATATTTATTGCCTCTTGGTCGACCTATTATCTGTACGACAAAGAGCAAACATCGACGATACAAGTGCCTCCAAATTTGGAGCTGCCCGCGTTTAGTGGCAAAAGTCTAAACAACATTAGCTATGACCAATCTGGTATCCGTAGTTATCAAGTTGAATCGACCTATTTAGAACACTACTCAGTGGTTGGCGACACGCACTTTCAAAACCCAGTCCTTTCGGTATTTCGCGAAGGACACACGATTGAATGGCAAGTCACCGCTGATCGCGCGATTATGGATGAGAATCAAGTTGTCACTTTTTATGACAACGTAGTGGCAAAGAACCTGCTGCCAGAAGCGAGCTTCGATACGATGACCACAGATAAAATGGTTGTTGAACTGACTAGCCGAGATTTTTATTCAGAGACTCCGGTCCATATGATCGGTACATTTTTTGAAACTGAGGGGCAAGCAATGAAGGGTAACTTCGGTACCAACAATGCAACCCTCTTTAATTCTGTTCAAGGTAGATATGAAACTCTTACACCTTAG
- the lptA gene encoding lipopolysaccharide transport periplasmic protein LptA gives MKLLHLSLFALTLAAPNVYALSSDSEQPVYIDSDSQQLDMKSNQVTFLGDVNLKQGSININADKVIVTRNAVNGEIEEIQGFGKPATFSQLTDDGKTLYGEADDLHYQLVADRLIMTKNAMLSQDGSIIRGSKITYQIGSQKLVADSGENKRVSTVLQPTEVNK, from the coding sequence ATGAAACTCTTACACCTTAGTTTATTCGCTTTGACCCTTGCGGCGCCTAATGTCTATGCCCTTTCTTCGGATAGCGAGCAACCTGTCTACATTGACTCAGACAGCCAGCAATTGGATATGAAAAGTAACCAAGTGACTTTCCTTGGTGATGTAAACCTTAAGCAAGGTAGCATCAACATCAATGCCGATAAGGTTATTGTTACTCGTAACGCCGTAAACGGTGAGATTGAAGAAATTCAAGGCTTCGGTAAGCCTGCAACCTTCTCTCAGCTAACTGACGACGGGAAGACACTCTACGGTGAGGCTGACGACCTGCATTACCAACTTGTTGCTGACCGATTGATCATGACCAAGAATGCGATGCTATCTCAAGATGGCAGCATCATTCGTGGCTCTAAGATCACTTACCAGATCGGCTCTCAGAAACTAGTCGCTGACAGTGGTGAGAACAAACGTGTGTCAACGGTTTTACAACCAACGGAAGTGAATAAGTAA
- the lptB gene encoding LPS export ABC transporter ATP-binding protein: MAVLKAKNLAKTYSKRKVVTDVSLQVESGQIVGLLGPNGAGKTTSFYMIVGLVARDEGTISIDDRDISILPMHSRSRLGIGYLPQEASIFRKLSVENNIMAVLQTRDEMTNEQRQDKLEDLLEEFHIQHIRTSNGMALSGGERRRVEIARALAANPQFILLDEPFAGVDPISVIDIKKIIVHLRDRGLGVLITDHNVRETLDVCEKAYIVSQGHLIAEGTPEDVLNNEQVKQVYLGEQFRL, encoded by the coding sequence ATGGCTGTCTTAAAAGCAAAAAACCTAGCGAAAACATACAGCAAGCGTAAGGTAGTAACCGACGTTAGCTTGCAGGTGGAGTCAGGTCAGATTGTTGGCCTGCTTGGACCAAACGGTGCAGGTAAAACCACGTCGTTCTACATGATTGTTGGTCTGGTTGCGCGTGATGAAGGCACTATCAGTATTGATGACCGAGACATCAGTATCTTGCCAATGCACAGTCGTTCACGTCTTGGTATCGGTTATCTGCCTCAAGAAGCGTCTATCTTCCGTAAGCTGTCTGTAGAGAACAACATCATGGCGGTTTTACAAACCCGTGATGAGATGACCAACGAACAGCGTCAAGATAAACTGGAAGACCTGTTAGAAGAATTCCACATCCAACATATCCGCACCAGTAATGGTATGGCTCTGTCGGGTGGTGAGCGTCGTCGTGTTGAGATTGCTCGAGCACTAGCAGCAAATCCTCAGTTTATCCTGCTGGATGAACCGTTTGCCGGTGTTGACCCAATCTCAGTAATCGATATCAAAAAAATCATCGTTCACCTGCGCGATCGCGGCTTGGGCGTTTTGATTACCGACCACAACGTTCGTGAAACTTTAGACGTGTGTGAAAAAGCTTACATCGTAAGCCAAGGACACCTGATCGCTGAGGGTACTCCTGAAGATGTTCTCAATAACGAACAAGTTAAACAAGTTTATCTAGGCGAACAATTCCGTCTATGA
- a CDS encoding RNA polymerase factor sigma-54, whose protein sequence is MKPSLQLKLGQQLAMTPQLQQAIRLLQLSTLDLQQEIQEALESNPLLDVEEGNEDTPTSEEKPSSDEKETVEATEQDLPDSSDLIEKSEIGNELEIDTTWEDVYSANTGNTGIAIDDDMPVYQGETTQSLHDYLLWQLDLTPFTDTDRSIAFALIDAIDDYGYLTVSCEDILENFDNEEIELDEIEAVRKRIQQFDPLGVGSVNLQDCLLLQLATFPQDTPWLEEAKLVLTSHIDQLGNRDYKLVIKETKLKEAELREVLQLIQQLDPRPGSKITPDETEYVVPDVSVFKDLGKWLVTINPDSVPKLKVNQQYADLGSKGNSADNQYIRSNLQEAKWLIKSLESRNETLLKVARCIVEHQRDFFEHGEEAMKPMVLNDVALAVDMHESTISRVTTQKFMHTPRGIFELKYFFSSHVSTDNGGECSSTAIRALIKKLVAAENTAKPLSDSKIAALLADQGIQVARRTIAKYRESLGIAPSSQRKRLL, encoded by the coding sequence ATGAAACCCTCATTACAACTTAAGCTAGGCCAACAGTTAGCAATGACTCCTCAATTGCAGCAAGCGATTCGTTTGTTGCAATTGTCTACTTTAGATTTGCAACAAGAGATCCAAGAAGCACTTGAATCTAACCCACTACTCGATGTCGAAGAAGGCAATGAAGATACGCCAACATCGGAAGAAAAACCTAGCAGTGACGAGAAAGAAACAGTTGAAGCCACAGAGCAAGACTTACCTGATAGCTCAGACTTAATCGAAAAATCAGAGATTGGCAACGAACTCGAAATCGACACAACTTGGGAAGATGTCTACAGCGCAAATACCGGCAACACTGGCATTGCGATTGATGATGACATGCCTGTTTATCAAGGCGAAACCACACAAAGCCTGCACGATTACCTACTTTGGCAACTCGATCTAACACCATTCACAGATACTGACCGAAGCATTGCTTTCGCGCTAATTGACGCCATCGACGACTATGGCTACCTAACCGTATCTTGTGAGGACATCCTTGAAAACTTCGATAATGAAGAGATCGAGCTTGATGAGATTGAAGCCGTTCGTAAACGAATTCAGCAATTTGATCCATTAGGCGTCGGTTCAGTAAACCTGCAAGATTGCTTATTACTGCAACTGGCCACCTTCCCACAGGATACACCTTGGCTTGAAGAAGCTAAGTTAGTGCTTACTAGCCACATCGACCAACTCGGTAATCGTGATTACAAACTCGTTATCAAAGAGACCAAGTTGAAAGAAGCAGAACTGCGTGAGGTTCTGCAGCTGATTCAACAACTGGATCCACGACCTGGTAGCAAGATTACGCCAGATGAAACCGAATATGTGGTTCCAGATGTGTCTGTATTTAAAGACCTTGGCAAATGGTTAGTGACCATTAACCCTGATAGCGTACCTAAGCTGAAAGTGAATCAGCAGTACGCCGATCTGGGGAGCAAAGGCAACAGCGCTGACAACCAATACATCCGTTCAAACTTGCAAGAAGCGAAGTGGCTAATCAAAAGCTTAGAAAGCCGAAATGAGACGCTACTCAAAGTTGCGCGATGCATTGTTGAACATCAGCGTGATTTCTTCGAACATGGCGAAGAAGCGATGAAGCCAATGGTGCTTAACGACGTTGCATTAGCCGTTGATATGCATGAATCCACAATCTCTCGTGTGACGACTCAAAAATTCATGCATACGCCTCGTGGTATCTTCGAACTGAAATACTTTTTCTCAAGCCATGTCAGTACTGACAATGGCGGTGAATGTTCATCAACAGCAATTCGCGCACTCATTAAGAAGCTCGTCGCGGCAGAAAATACCGCGAAACCTTTAAGTGATAGCAAGATTGCTGCTTTACTGGCTGACCAAGGAATTCAGGTAGCTAGACGTACCATAGCGAAATACCGTGAGTCTCTGGGCATTGCCCCATCGAGTCAGCGTAAACGCCTGTTATAA
- the hpf gene encoding ribosome hibernation promoting factor: MQINIQGHHVDLTDSMQDYVHTKFDKLERFFDHINSVQVVLKVEKINQIAEATLHINQGEIHATATDESMYAAIDSLVDKLVRQLNKHKEKLSSH, encoded by the coding sequence ATGCAAATCAATATTCAAGGCCATCACGTTGATCTTACCGATTCAATGCAAGACTATGTTCACACCAAATTCGACAAACTTGAGCGCTTCTTTGACCATATCAATAGCGTTCAGGTTGTTTTAAAAGTTGAGAAAATCAATCAAATCGCAGAAGCTACCCTGCATATAAATCAGGGGGAAATCCATGCGACAGCAACAGATGAAAGCATGTATGCCGCGATTGATTCATTGGTTGATAAACTCGTTCGCCAACTCAACAAGCACAAAGAAAAGCTAAGTAGTCACTAA
- the ptsN gene encoding PTS IIA-like nitrogen regulatory protein PtsN, whose product MQLSEVLSLDCTKSAVQCTSKKRALELISQIAAESCGQDSTELFECMLSREKMGSTGIGNGIAIPHARMNVSDKAIAVLLQCQDPIEFDAIDNRPVDLLFALLVPSEQCKEHLKTLSCMAERLNDKQTLKQLRNAQSDQELYDIMIQVPTCEQ is encoded by the coding sequence ATGCAATTAAGCGAAGTACTTTCATTGGACTGCACCAAAAGTGCAGTCCAATGCACAAGCAAAAAAAGAGCCCTTGAGCTCATCAGTCAGATCGCAGCAGAAAGCTGTGGTCAAGATTCAACAGAGCTGTTTGAGTGCATGTTGAGCCGTGAGAAAATGGGCAGTACAGGTATTGGTAATGGCATAGCTATTCCCCATGCTCGTATGAATGTCAGTGATAAAGCGATTGCTGTATTACTGCAATGCCAAGATCCAATCGAATTCGATGCTATTGATAATCGTCCTGTCGACCTACTATTTGCTCTGCTTGTTCCAAGTGAACAGTGCAAGGAGCATCTAAAAACCCTTTCATGTATGGCAGAACGACTTAACGACAAGCAGACTCTTAAACAGTTGCGTAATGCTCAAAGCGATCAAGAGCTTTACGACATCATGATTCAAGTGCCAACTTGCGAGCAATAA
- the rapZ gene encoding RNase adapter RapZ: MRLIVVSGQSGAGKSVALRVLEDLGYYCVDNLPVNLLNDFVESVREINQNVAVSIDIRNLPKEPQLVTDTLEQLEAATDIDVNVLFLDASKQTLLKRYSETRRIHPLSIGQEKLSLEQAIDLEKTLLTPLAEQASIVIDSSDCNLYELSEKVRFKVEGKEKQELIIVFQSFGFKYGLPSDADYVFDVRFLPNPHWEPDLRPLTGLDAPIHSFLEKHPEVIELKQQIQGFVEQWLPMLEKNNRSYLTVAIGCTGGKHRSVYLTQKIGEYFEQLGHQVQIRHASLEKHQQG; the protein is encoded by the coding sequence ATGCGATTAATCGTGGTTAGTGGCCAATCCGGGGCCGGTAAAAGTGTTGCGTTACGAGTCCTTGAAGACTTGGGGTATTACTGTGTTGATAACCTCCCCGTAAACCTGCTCAACGACTTCGTCGAATCGGTACGCGAGATCAATCAAAACGTTGCCGTGAGCATTGATATTCGTAACCTACCGAAAGAGCCTCAGCTAGTCACAGACACGCTAGAGCAACTTGAAGCTGCCACTGATATTGACGTGAACGTGTTGTTCCTCGATGCAAGCAAGCAGACGTTACTCAAGCGCTACAGCGAAACACGCAGAATCCACCCTCTATCAATCGGCCAAGAAAAGCTATCTCTTGAGCAAGCGATTGATTTAGAAAAGACACTCCTGACACCTCTTGCTGAACAAGCCAGCATTGTGATTGACAGTAGTGACTGCAACCTCTACGAATTGAGTGAAAAGGTTCGCTTTAAAGTTGAAGGCAAAGAGAAGCAAGAGCTGATCATTGTCTTTCAATCGTTCGGTTTCAAATATGGCCTGCCAAGTGACGCTGACTATGTGTTTGATGTTCGCTTCTTGCCTAACCCTCACTGGGAACCAGATTTACGACCATTAACGGGCCTCGATGCCCCAATTCACTCTTTCCTAGAAAAACACCCAGAAGTTATTGAACTCAAGCAACAGATCCAAGGCTTTGTTGAGCAGTGGCTACCAATGTTAGAGAAGAATAATCGCAGCTACCTAACAGTCGCGATTGGTTGTACTGGCGGTAAGCATCGCTCGGTTTATCTAACTCAGAAAATTGGTGAGTACTTCGAACAACTTGGTCATCAAGTTCAAATCAGACACGCCTCCCTAGAGAAGCACCAACAGGGCTAA
- a CDS encoding HPr family phosphocarrier protein, producing MELTRTVLIQNRLGLHARAAVKLVELAQSFDATITIHSEEDKSATADSVMGLLMLESAQGQHITIQAAGTDSQQALDAVCHLIEDKFDEGE from the coding sequence ATGGAATTAACTCGAACTGTACTGATCCAAAACCGCTTGGGTCTTCACGCTAGAGCAGCCGTAAAGTTGGTTGAGCTTGCACAAAGCTTTGATGCGACCATCACTATCCATAGTGAAGAAGATAAAAGCGCGACAGCAGACAGCGTGATGGGCCTGCTGATGCTGGAATCAGCACAGGGGCAACACATTACCATTCAAGCTGCTGGCACCGATTCACAGCAAGCACTGGATGCTGTCTGTCATCTAATTGAAGACAAGTTTGATGAAGGTGAGTAG